In the genome of Pseudomonas sp. B33.4, the window GCAGGTTGACCAGTTGGCGGATGCGCTCCACCGGGCCGACCTTGAGGTGCGCCGGCAAGCGCTGGCGCAGTTCTTCGGAGTCGCAGTTGGCACTGGCTGCCAGCACGAACGACGCCGAGCCGAGCAGTTTGTGGTCGTGCAACGGCGAAACGATGATGCCGTACTGACGCGCTTGCAGGATCAGTTCGATGGCGTGCTGTTCGAGCACCATCGACAGCACCTGACGAATCGCTTCCATCAGTTTGCGGAAGCTCCCACCCTGATCGGCGTGGGAATAGCGGCTGTCCAGACGCGGACGTTTGCTTTCGCCGGAGAAGGTCGCCAGATCGCCGAGCATGGTCAGCAGCGTGCGGTACAACTCTTCCGGGTGCACCTGCTCCAGGCCGAGGTAGTGGCGCAGCAGCAGTTCGGTGCGGTTGATCAGTTGCAGCATCATGAAGTCGCCGACTTCGGCACCGCCGACCTTGCCGTTGGAGCGAATCCGCTCGGCAATCGTATCGCCACGGTGGTTGAGCATGCTGATGACTTCTTTCAGACACGACAGCAGATAGCTGGAGGCGTGGGCCTGAATGTAGGTCGGCACGAAATCCGGATCGAGGCTGATCACGCCGTCCGGCGTGGTGTCGAGCACGTCGCAGATCTTCAGCTTCACGTAAGCCTGATCGCTCTGCTGCTCGCCGAGCAACAGTTTGAAGTCCGGGCGACCGCAGCTGACCTGGCTGGCGGAATCGTCGCCGGCATTGGAGTCGGCGACTTCGGCGTCGTACGCGGTATAACGCGCGAGCACGTCGGATTGCTCCGGACGGCGCGACTCGATGTGGTTGCCGGTGACCAGCGGCAGCGCCAGGTAGATCGGCGTGTTACCAGTGTTCGGCGGCACGTCCAGCGCCAGCGGCTCAGTGTTGCCACCAAGTTCGAACAGGCTGCCGTCCGGCAGAATCCCCGAGGCTTCACTGATCACCAGTTTGCCCATGTTAAGGAACTGCAAGTCGATCTCCAGATTGAGGAAACCCCAGGTGTAACCACCCAACAATTGCGTGCGGGTTTTCATCTGGTGATCGTAATAACGATCGTTGTGCTGGAAGTGCTGCGGACGCAGCAGCATGCCTTCCTGCCAAATGACTTTATGGGTATTCATGATCAGTCATCCGCCTTGGCGAGCACTTGATTGGTGTTACGGATGCCGGTCTGGTCCAGCGTCAGATCGACTTCGGTGACTTCCAGCGGAGTGATCTGCACCGTGTGGCGCCATTGGGTGTCCGGCAAGTCGCGGTAAGCGGCGAGAACGCCCACATAAAGACTGCCCTCTTCCACCTTGAGCTTCATTTCCACGGTTTCACCCGGGCGCAGCTCAAGTTCTTCGCTGGCCACCAGATCCGGGTTGAGGGACTCCTTGGCGCGTTCGTAAAGGCTGAAGAAATCAGCGTTCTCGAAGGTCACCGGGTGCTTGAGTTCGAACAGGCGCACGACGATCGGCGACGGCCGACCGTTGAGGTCCGGATTGAGCTGATCGCTGCCGGTCAGCTTCAGGTTGATCTTGGTCACTTTCGAGTACGGCGACAGCGACGAGCAACCGGCGAGCAACACCAGCACGGTGAGCGCAGTCAGCGTCTTGAAAAAAGCGGTCGAGCGGCGAGACATGCGCATCATCCTTGGTGGTCGGTGTGGAGGGTGGAGATCAGACGGATCTGTTCTTCGTAAGCTTGGGCAAAGTCGCGGGCCAGCAGACGCTCGCTCCAGTCATCGTCCTGACGCAGCGCCTGGTGATAACGACCGAACGCTCTCCAGCGTCCGCCCGAGGTGGCGATCAACGGCTTGTTGTCACGTTCGAAACGCAGGGTCAGTTGCTCTGGCGAAAAGTGCTCCAGCGTGCCACGCACGGCGGCGCGACTGGCGGTCAGCAGCGCCACCTGATGCGCCTGCAAATCACGGAACGCGCGGGAGATGGCTTGCTCGGCCGGCAGATGGCCGGGCTTGCTCGGCTGCAACAGAATCTGCAGCGCTTCGCTCGGGTCGACGGCAAATTTCAGCGGGTTCTTGTTGGTGCCTTGCACGGTGGTCTGGGCCAGACGCAGTTCGTTTTTCAGCTCCGAACGGGTGCGCAGACTCTGCTGCAAACCGCCGATGCTTTGGCGCAGCAAGCGCGCAGCGTTCAGGGCCAGGGCTTCGCGTTCGTCGTGGCTGAGGCCTTTGACGTCGACACCCAGCGCCGCACCGAAGTGCTCCCAGAAACCTTCGCTTTGACGCTCAACGGCTTTCGGTGCCGGAGCAGGCTCAGGTTCGGCAGGCGCGGCAATCAGCTCCGGCACCATCAGGCTTTCCATGTCGATGCGTGCGTAGTCGGCACGCTGACGGGAATCCTCAGGCTTGGTGTTCGGGGCCAGCAGTTCGTCGATTTCCGAGTACACACGCTCTTGCTGCTCGAGAGCATTGAGCGGGTCGAGATCGAGGAACGCGTCGTCGGGGATGATGCTGCCGGCAGCACGCGGGCGACCGACTTCGCCGTCGAAGGTCGCCGGGTCACGGACCAAGCGCGCGCGAATCTCGAAGTCACCCAGCACGTAGGTGCTGCCGTGCTCGATGCGCACTGGTTCGCCTTTGTGCAGGCGTGCGCCGCTCTCGCCGTCCTGGACACCGTTGCTGCTGGTGTCGGTAAGGAAGAACGTGCCCTCGCGGTAGCTGACAATCGCGTGGTGGTTGGACAGGTGACGCTTGCGGTCAGGGATGATCCAGTCGCAGTCCTCGCCCCGCCCGATCACGCCGCCGGCCTGTTTGAAGGTCTTCTGGCACAACTCGGTGGGCACGAACTGCTTGGTGTTCAGCATTTCGAAAACCAATTCCATGTTTGATGCTCCTTGCGGTCACTTGCCGCGATTGACCGCTTGCGGATCACCCAACGGGCGATAGTCGTTGTCGTTGAATTTGTAATTACCGCTACAGCCGCCAAGGCCGCATAGAACGACGAGGGTCAGCAGGACAGCTTGCCAGTGACGAACAGACATCAGAGGGTCTCCAGGTGTAGACAAAGCACAAAGCGCCGACCCTTGCGGGCGGCGCTGAAATTGGTTTTTGCGGGGAATTCGAGGATGTTTTGCCTACCCATCGAAATCTCCCAGATTGATGTTCAGACGGCCGAGCCGATACAGCAGCGTGCGCCGTGGCAGGCCCAGTTCGCGGGCGGCGAGGGTCTGGTTGCCGTCGTTCTTGCGCAGGCAATCGAGCAACAAAGTGCGTTCGACCTGCTCCAGACGTTCGCGCAAATTCAGGTGGCTGTTGTCTTCCGGCATCGGTTCCATGCGCAGGGAGAAATGCTCGGCGAGCAGCTCACCACCCTCGCACAACAGCACCGCACGCTCGACCAAGGCCTTGAGTTCACGCACGTTGCCGGGGAAGTTGTAGCCGGACAGGTGTTCCAGCGCCGCACTCGACCAGCGCACCGGATCGCGCTGCAGATACGTGCAGGTCTTCTCGGCGAAGTGCTGGGCCAGTTCGAGGATGTCGCCGTCGCGCTGACGCAGCGCCGGCAGCTCGATCGGAAATTGCGCGAGGCGGTAATACAAGTCCTCGCGGAATTTGCCTTCGCTGACCAGCGTCGACAGATCGCGGTGAGTCGCGGCGATGATGCGTACGTCGATCTTGTGGGTGTCGTTGGAACCCAGCGGACGAATCTCGCCTTCCTGCAACACGCGCAGAATCTTCGCCTGCAACGACAGCGGCATGTCGCCGATTTCGTCGAGCAACAGCGTGCCGCCATTGGCCGCATCGAACAGGCCGGCGCGGTCGCGATCGGCCCCGGTGAAGGCGCCTTTGCGATAGCCGAACAGTTCGCTT includes:
- the tssJ gene encoding type VI secretion system lipoprotein TssJ; the protein is MSRRSTAFFKTLTALTVLVLLAGCSSLSPYSKVTKINLKLTGSDQLNPDLNGRPSPIVVRLFELKHPVTFENADFFSLYERAKESLNPDLVASEELELRPGETVEMKLKVEEGSLYVGVLAAYRDLPDTQWRHTVQITPLEVTEVDLTLDQTGIRNTNQVLAKADD
- the tagH gene encoding type VI secretion system-associated FHA domain protein TagH, with protein sequence MELVFEMLNTKQFVPTELCQKTFKQAGGVIGRGEDCDWIIPDRKRHLSNHHAIVSYREGTFFLTDTSSNGVQDGESGARLHKGEPVRIEHGSTYVLGDFEIRARLVRDPATFDGEVGRPRAAGSIIPDDAFLDLDPLNALEQQERVYSEIDELLAPNTKPEDSRQRADYARIDMESLMVPELIAAPAEPEPAPAPKAVERQSEGFWEHFGAALGVDVKGLSHDEREALALNAARLLRQSIGGLQQSLRTRSELKNELRLAQTTVQGTNKNPLKFAVDPSEALQILLQPSKPGHLPAEQAISRAFRDLQAHQVALLTASRAAVRGTLEHFSPEQLTLRFERDNKPLIATSGGRWRAFGRYHQALRQDDDWSERLLARDFAQAYEEQIRLISTLHTDHQG
- the tssK gene encoding type VI secretion system baseplate subunit TssK; its protein translation is MNTHKVIWQEGMLLRPQHFQHNDRYYDHQMKTRTQLLGGYTWGFLNLEIDLQFLNMGKLVISEASGILPDGSLFELGGNTEPLALDVPPNTGNTPIYLALPLVTGNHIESRRPEQSDVLARYTAYDAEVADSNAGDDSASQVSCGRPDFKLLLGEQQSDQAYVKLKICDVLDTTPDGVISLDPDFVPTYIQAHASSYLLSCLKEVISMLNHRGDTIAERIRSNGKVGGAEVGDFMMLQLINRTELLLRHYLGLEQVHPEELYRTLLTMLGDLATFSGESKRPRLDSRYSHADQGGSFRKLMEAIRQVLSMVLEQHAIELILQARQYGIIVSPLHDHKLLGSASFVLAASANCDSEELRQRLPAHLKVGPVERIRQLVNLHLPGIKVKPLPVAPRQIAFHSNKTYFILELSSEDLAQLERSGGFAFHVSGEFAELELKFWAIRN